In Cicer arietinum cultivar CDC Frontier isolate Library 1 chromosome 1, Cicar.CDCFrontier_v2.0, whole genome shotgun sequence, one DNA window encodes the following:
- the LOC101506680 gene encoding chromatin remodeling protein EBS-like produces MAKTRPGKKDLDSYTIRGTNKIVRAGDCVLMRPSDTSKPPYVARVEKIEQDNRNNVRVRVRWYYRPEESIGGRRQFHGAKELFLSDHYDVQSAHTIEGKCIVHSFKNYTKLENVGSEDYYCRFEYKAATGAFTPDRVAVYCKCEMPYNPDDLMVQCEGCKDWYHPACVGMTIEEAKKLEHFVCSECSSDDDLKKPQTAFPVSPGSDGKVEPKRRKRGP; encoded by the exons ATGGCGAAAACGAGACCAGGAAAAAAAGACTTAGACTCATACACCATCAGAGGCACAAACAAGATCGTTAgag CTGGTGACTGTGTTTTGATGCGTCCTTCTGACACGAGTAAACCACCATACGTGGCACGTGTGGAGAAGATCGAGCAAGATAATAGGAACAATGTGAGGGTTCGTGTGAGATGGTATTATAGACCTGAAGAATCTATTGGTGGAAGAAGACAGTTTCATGGAGCAAAGGAGCTTTTTTTATCTGACCATTATGATGTTCAAAGTGCTCACACTATTGAAGGGAAGTGTATTGTTCACTCTTTCAAGAACTATACTAAGCTTGAGAATGTAGGTTCTGAAGATTACTATTGTAGGTTTGAGTACAAAGCTGCTACCGGGGCTTTCACCCCCGACCGTGTCGCCGT ATACTGCAAATGTGAGATGCCTTATAACCCGGATGACTTAATGGTGCAGTGTGAAGGGTGCAAGGATTG GTACCATCCTGCTTGTGTGGGCATGACTATTGAAGAAGCGAAGAAATTGGAGCATTTTGTATGTTCTGAATGTTCATCTGATGATGATTTGAAGAAACCTCAGACAGCATTTCCTGTATCGCCCGGATCTGATGGCAAG GTGGAGCCAAAGCGGCGTAAGAGAGGACCATGA